The sequence GCTTCTCGCGCAGCAAGACGGCATTGAAGTGTGTGGGGAAGCATCGGACTCGGCAGATGCGATTCAAAAAGCAACTGAGCTACAGCCTGACATGATCTTGCTGGACATCAGTATGCCGGGGAGAAACGGCCTGGAAACAGCGCGTGTTCTGAAGCAGAAGTTTCCGGAAACCAAAATCCTGATTGTCAGCCAACACGACCCTAAACAGATGCTGGCGCGCTCGCTCGAGGTGGGGGCCAGTGGTTGTATCGAGAAGGCTCGACTCGCGA is a genomic window of Terriglobales bacterium containing:
- a CDS encoding response regulator transcription factor, whose product is MRILIADDNQFVRRAIVGLLAQQDGIEVCGEASDSADAIQKATELQPDMILLDISMPGRNGLETARVLKQKFPETKILIVSQHDPKQMLARSLEVGASGCIEKARLAIDLLPMIRGLQKASCSHVPR